One Streptomyces sp. NBC_01217 genomic region harbors:
- a CDS encoding TetR family transcriptional regulator translates to MSQPARSPRVSVAPDTQESAAGTRAAAQRLKMRRELAAAAMELFATKGYEATTVDEIAGAAGVARRTFFRHFRSKEEAIFPDHDDTLVRAEAVLNAAPAHEHPLDTVCRGIKEVMKMYAAKPAVSVARYKLTREVPTLREAEIASVARYERLFTRYLLGHFDERDHQVGNDDPLLAEVAASAVVTAHNHVLRRWLRAGGEGDVEAQLDHAFAIVRDTFGTGIGAGRIAGTEPVAARQPAASVTSQGEVLVAVARTDAPLEEVMRTIQQALKNH, encoded by the coding sequence ATGTCCCAGCCCGCCAGGTCCCCCCGTGTCTCCGTCGCGCCCGACACCCAGGAGAGTGCCGCAGGCACCCGCGCCGCCGCCCAGCGGCTCAAGATGCGCCGCGAACTGGCCGCCGCGGCCATGGAACTCTTCGCCACGAAGGGGTACGAGGCGACGACGGTCGACGAGATCGCGGGCGCCGCGGGAGTCGCCCGGCGGACCTTCTTCCGGCACTTCCGCTCCAAGGAAGAGGCGATCTTCCCGGACCACGACGACACCCTCGTCAGGGCCGAGGCCGTCCTCAACGCCGCCCCCGCGCACGAGCACCCCCTCGACACCGTGTGCCGCGGCATCAAGGAAGTCATGAAGATGTACGCGGCCAAGCCCGCCGTCTCCGTGGCCCGCTACAAGCTGACCCGTGAGGTCCCCACCCTGCGCGAGGCCGAGATCGCCTCGGTGGCCCGCTACGAGCGGCTGTTCACGCGCTATCTGCTGGGCCACTTCGACGAGCGCGACCACCAGGTCGGCAATGACGACCCGCTGCTCGCGGAGGTCGCGGCATCCGCCGTCGTCACTGCGCACAACCATGTGCTGCGCCGCTGGCTGCGGGCGGGCGGCGAGGGCGATGTGGAGGCGCAGCTCGACCACGCCTTCGCGATCGTCCGCGACACGTTCGGGACCGGCATCGGGGCGGGCCGGATCGCCGGCACCGAACCGGTGGCGGCGAGGCAGCCGGCCGCGTCCGTGACATCACAGGGCGAGGTGCTGGTCGCGGTGGCGCGGACGGACGCACCGCTCGAAGAAGTGATGCGCACGATCCAGCAGGCGCTGAAGAACCACTGA